The Prinia subflava isolate CZ2003 ecotype Zambia chromosome 23, Cam_Psub_1.2, whole genome shotgun sequence region ACTGCAGGAAGGTGAATATTCAATGAACCATTCTCTGTGCCACCCGGTCTGCTTTAAGCCTGATACAAAAATCACCTCATCGTTCAGTCTATCAATCATTGGAATATCTGTCCTTCGGTGctacaaagaaataaacagggGGACAAAGGGGAAAGAACCCCAAAAGCTCCAGAGCCACATGGCAACCATTTCTTCCCCTCTGGGTACACAGCACTCCCCAGGAGCGCTGCCCTCAACACTGTTTGTTTAGAGCCAGGAACTACCATTTTCCAAGCTATTTTTCCCTGAGTCCTCAGAGTGTTTGAACTTGTCTTCACAATTTTGATTCACTCCTCCTCTCCATTAATACCTCAGGCCTTTCACCTCAGTTACCATCAACCAGAGGGTTCTGAAACCTACACCAGAAATTAAAACTCGTTCCTCATAAAACTCAGCTCTCCATAGAGGCCAAGAAAGTTCTCACCAAAATATTTCACCTTTAACACCCTTGTAGGAAACAAAAGAGAGAGGGCAAGGTTTGTCTGCCTGGCCATAGTGGCCTTTTCCCTCTGCAAGGCTGACAAGGATGTGTTGGTATTTGTGTCCCTAAAACCTCTGGATTGAGGATAACCTCGGTGTTCCCGTGGCAGGAGCAAACAAAGCCACTGGCCCGAGGCCAAGGGAGTTGTGCAAAGTTTCCaattgaaagaaataaaatgacaaaCTAAAATCTCAAACAAAATGACGAGTCATTTGAGGTTCTTTCCCCAAAGCATAAAGCACAAGGATGAAATGATTCAGGAAAAGGACATCCTTTTTCCAGGCTAATTCAACACACTAATGAAATAGAAGAACACCAGCTGCACACAAGGTCGGGAGGGAATACTGAGCTCTCACCAGAGCAATGTAATGCCAGACACGAGGAGAGAGCCAACAACTGCTACATCTGGATTGCTCTGCACACTGTGGTATCACCCACAGGCTTCTAAACCTTCAGCCCTGACTTCAGTGGACAGTTACTCCAACTGGGAACACCTCAGGGCAAGGAGcaaagcacagcctgcccagctgtgggatGGCAGCACAGCAATTCAGTGCTGGCAAAAAAAACCTGCCCAAGTTTTGCCACAAGAACCCTCAGAGGGTGTTGACATCCTTGCttacaaaacacagcagcaacCACAAATAAACCAGACTCAAAGAAGCAGGTGCCCCATTAAATAAGGAACCAGAAAACCTGGAGTCAAGCACAGCCTCACCTGCTCCTTCTCgccctccagcacagcacaatTTAACAGCCAGTGGCAGGCGGAACCGCCCtgattttccaaggaaaaatggAAGTGCAACTAGCATGCCCTTCCAAGAAAGCCTCCCAAACCAAGCTGGCTTTGACAAGCTATGTTGACCCCaagttttgtgtttttaagcaGGTGCCTGCTGCAGATCAGCGGAACAAACGCTGCTCTCTGCGACTTTCAATGTCCAACACCAACTttagtgccttttttttttactggttttgAGCAGATTTAAACTCCCAGCTGTTCAAGTCTCTTTCCTAGAAAAACTCTTGCAAGTGATTTCTGTCAGATGAAATGAGAAAACTCCCTCTGAATGCAAGCAGCACTCGCAGCATTGATCACCTGCTGACACACAACAGGCACCTGCCCCAATTAAAACATTCTTTGCAGTAAGTGGTAAACACGCTGTATCTTCTTAAACACAGTGATTTGCACTTCTGGTGTCATTCCCAAAAATTCTCGTTGTTAATAGTAAGCTGAACAGCTGAATTCTGCCATCTCTTACATTCACACTGAAGGACAACCCAGAAATCCTGGATTTTACCCTCAAATTTAAGAGCATTAAATGAGGCTTTCACCTTttcatttagaaagaaaagtggCTATAGAAACAAAATCTGTGTTTAAGAGATGCTGCCACATTGGAATTCTCAGTTCACCACGATATTTGGGATACTGGGCCCACTCATTCTGGGCAGATAAAGGAACCAAAGCCCTCTTAAACCACAGCCCTCTCTGACAAGTGGTTCAATAACAAAAAATTCCTATTTTTGTGACAGAAACTCAAGCAAGTTCAGTTACACCCATAAAATACATTCAAGACATTTCCTCCTTCATCTCCTATTCGCATCCTATTCCACACTTTGATTTTTGCTGTGCAAGTTGTAACAGAAATCAACTCATGCCTGTATCAATTATCCAAGGAATCTATTGGATCATGGACCAAGCGAGGCAGCATCGCTTCTCCGTTGCCCAAATCCCTGAAAACATGGCTAAGTGCAAGACTACATTCTGGCTTTAAGTGCAAGATTCCAATTTTGGGGCCTGTAAAGAGATACAGTGAGATTGACACTTCAGTTTAGAAACTGCTGCAACATCCTTTTGGTTGGTAAACAGAGTACCATGGAATTAAATCCCATCAGGGTTTGAGATCCCTTCTCCCCTCCTAAAGCCTGGATTACCAAAGGTGGCTGAGGCAGCTGGAGAAAAGTGCCCAATGAttggggaaaaataagaaaaaattaactgtgttctttggaaaaaataaaaaaaaaaacaacctgcaAATAGTTTCATCCTTGAATCACAATAACAAGAGCTCAAACCTCAGCATCTTggagtatttttaatattcctccAAGATGCTAACACCACTTTACTCCAGGTGCCCATGATAAACCTCATGTAATGCCCGCTGCACACTGTACCTGAAAAGTCCCTAGCAGACAGCAGTTCCTTGCTATTAACAAAGAGGTAAAATGTTAATGAGAACTTTTATGTAATTAAATTATCACAGAATGAAAAGCATCTCTGGAGAGAAGCACTTACTTGCTCAGTTTGCACTGTGGAACCAGACCCCACTGAACCTGCAActcttggaaaacaaaacaaaataaaaacccaccaaaaaaaaaaaaaaaaaaaaaaaggcaataaaaccaaaaccccacaacagaACTCAGGTTCTCCTTGTTTCCTGCACACCAGAGTGAGCCCAAGACATTCCTGGTTTGCAACAAAGTCCTCAGCTCTTCACCAAACCTCCTGACTGCTACAAACCCAAAGTGCACATATGGGATACATGGGGAAACCAGGGAAATACACCTGTTAAAAAACCCAGTTTCAGTGCATGCACCTGGGGGGCTGGATGCAAAAGGAATCCCTTTCCAAAAAGGAATTCAGTGTTCTGCTGTGTACCcgagagcagctgctgctcacctgAAAAACGTCAACCTTGAGCCACCAGACTCAACGGGGAAACCATTGTGGCTCCTGAGGGAAGGGATCCCACGGGCCAAAGGGCCCCTGGCCTGAGGCCAGCACGGAATTTCAAGGACTCAGAAGAGGAGCTGACACCAGTCTGTTATTAAAGTGTGGTTTTCCATTTCCACTGAGTGCTTTAAATCTGGTCTGTTTGGTTTGGAGCTCTCTCGAGGACGAGCTCTTGGGACTTGCTTTAAAAgacatgaaatgaaaaaaggaCATGAATCTAAATTAAGAagagtttttctttctccccctcccccccaccccagtttttcttatttttctattttctgtaaATCAAAGCAGGCTGAgcctccctgctgtccccactgaTAGGGAATTCTCAAAATATCCTATTCACGCTACTCCTAACCAACCTCTCTGGCTTCTACCTTTATAGAAAAATGTAGTAACAGAAAATCGGGCCGGGAAAATCACCTACAAACAAAGACCtatttaaaataacaacagGGCTGGCTAAGGCTGTATCCCATAGCACCTGGCACACGCTGGAGGGGCTGCATGGAGGAGTAGGCAGGGTTGGGAACAGAACACGAGGGCCTTAGGACGCCCCACGGACAATGATCATGACCAGATAGTCGTCCTCTGATTTGGCCAACGCCTTGGCCGTGGAGTCCAGGAACTGCTGGGAGAAATCGCAGGGCGGAAAGGCGTGCAGCACCCCGCTGTTCTCCTTGTCTTTGTTCCCCCCCACAGGCAGGCTGATCACCCCGGCAGCCTGCTTTTGCTTTAGGTAGGACACCAGATTCCTGAGCGGCCTCTGCGTGGAGGTGGTGGCGGCCTcggcagccccggctgcggggcGGCTGTCGGAGGCGCCGGGCACGGCCAGAAGGACGGCGTATCCCTTGGGACCCGCCACCTTGATGCGCCGGTTGACCTCGTCCAACTTGGGCTGGTCCAGACGGAGGCGTTGGGTGATCTTGAGCTGAGCCACTTTCCCCCCAGTCGCTCCCTCCACGAGGAGGCTGCTGGCGACGCCGAGGTCCCCCTGGAGCAGGTGCATGTTGGACGGGAAGTTGCTGTTCTTCAGCAGGAGCATCCCCTGCCAAGCCAGGCACAGCTTGGGCGCTGCCCCGGCCTGCGCTGCTCcgtcctgctgctgtttctgggGAGGAGGTTTGAGCCGGGAGCCTCCGCCGCCTCCCTCCGCCGCCCGCTCGTCCTTTTTGGCCGGGCTTTTGCACTcctgggcggcggcggcgcggtgCTTGCGCTCCCGCTCTGCGGAGTTCTTGCGGTCTCGCTTTTCGTTCTGCCCCCGCTCCAGGCTGCCCCGGCGGGACTCCCGGATGGGGGAAGGCCGCTCCAAGAGGAGCAAGCGGGACGAGCGCTCGGGGTCGTTCCCGTAACGCTCCCGGCCTCCGAGAAGCTCGGGGCTGCGGTCCGGGGGAGAGGTTGTGGCCAAGCAGTGGCGCTTtcgggaggaagaggagcgcTCGCTGTCAGGGGAACGGTCCAAGTGGCGGCCTCCATCCTCCGCCAGTCTCCGTTTCCTAGGCTGATCCCTACTGCTACTGCCCAGCTCCCTCTCCCCGCGGTCCCGCTCCAAGGACCACCCATCCCGGCGGCGCTCCAGGCTCTCCAGCGGGTCGTAGGCAGCTGCCCGGTTACTCCGGTCCCGCACAGGGGGCAGCGGGGGCACCCACTCTGTCTCGGGGTAAAGGTCTCTGTCACGGTCTCTATAGAGCAACGGTGGCGTCCTGTCCCGGGCCCCCCGCAGAGGGTCGGGGGGGGCTCCCCGGTGAGCCCCAAAAGCAGCCGCCTCTGCCACGAGCTCGTAATGAGCCGGGGGCGGcaagggcaggggctgcaggtagGGCTGCTGGTACCGATGCTCCGTGTCGGCAAAGTCTACGCGGAGCCGGCGATCCGGCCCCCCCAGGGGGAAGCCCCGCATGTGGGTGCAGGCTGCCTGTGCCGCGTCCAAGCTCTCGTACTGGATATAGGCCCAGGAATCCCCTTTGCGGTAATCGATGGTGCGGATGGTGCCAAACCGATCAAACTCCCTGGCCAGGGCGGCCAGGGGCACCCAGGGCCCCAGGCCGCCCACCCAGAGCCGGGTCGTCGGGGTGGCTTTGCCGTACCCGATCTTGATGGGGTTGCgcagcagcaccttccctgaCATGGCCAACTTGGCCCGGTGCGCCATGTCCAGGTTCTCAAACTTAAGAAACCCGTAGGTGCTGGTCTGCCCGCGCCCCGGCCTCTTGATGTCCACCTCGGTGATGACCCCAAAACGGTCAAACGCTCGCCGCAAGTCCGACTCGCTCACGGTGATGTCCAGGTTGCCCAGGAACAGCGTGCGGTTGGCTCTCTGGTCATCCTCGGGGCTGatctcctcctccccggccGCTCCggcgcctcctcctcctcctcggaaTCCCCCGGCCGCCGCCACGCCGGCCACGCGCTCCAGCCCGTAGGCCGGCCGCACCCGCGCCTCGTAGAAGCCGCCATAGTCCcgctccctctccagctccctcggcagcggcggcggcggcggcagccgGCCCAGGGCGAGCTGCTGCAGCCGGTAGTCCCGGTATCCCAAAGCTccgccgctgcccgcggggGACAGCGCCCGCTGCGCGGCCCCGGCCGGCGGGTGCCGCACGGCCGCCGCCACCGCGCCCACCGCCGCCGTGCCGTAGGGAGATTCCTTGTCCAGCAGCGCCGGGGAGCGGCTGCTGCGCCGGCGGCCGCTGCCCCCGCCGACATAGACGGCCTCGATCTTCAGCGGGCGGTCGTAGAGCACGAGGCGGCCGCGCGCGTGCTTGGCGGCGCGCGCGTCCTCGGGCCGCCGGAAGTTGACGAAGGCCACGCGCTCGTCGGCGGCGCCCGCGCCGGGCGGGAGCCGGCTGATCTTGACGCTCACGTCTCCGAAGCGCTTGAACTCGTGGAAAAGCCCGTCCTCCACCGCCTCGTCGCTCAGCGCCGAGCCCAGCTCGCTGATCTTCAGCGTCTTGTACTCGCCGCCGCCCGGCTCcgatgaggaggaggaggcggcggcggcggccgcccgCGATTCTccgctgcggctgctgctgctccgcgACGCCTCCGCGGTTTTACC contains the following coding sequences:
- the RBM15 gene encoding RNA-binding protein 15, with amino-acid sequence MKGKERSPAKAKRSRGGEDSASSSSSSRGSKKPSGSSGGGGGSNGGKAAAASSESNSGSGRRGAHADKAGRAGSREYETGSAAAAGGGGRHGYSGKTAEASRSSSSRSGESRAAAAAASSSSSEPGGGEYKTLKISELGSALSDEAVEDGLFHEFKRFGDVSVKISRLPPGAGAADERVAFVNFRRPEDARAAKHARGRLVLYDRPLKIEAVYVGGGSGRRRSSRSPALLDKESPYGTAAVGAVAAAVRHPPAGAAQRALSPAGSGGALGYRDYRLQQLALGRLPPPPPLPRELERERDYGGFYEARVRPAYGLERVAGVAAAGGFRGGGGGAGAAGEEEISPEDDQRANRTLFLGNLDITVSESDLRRAFDRFGVITEVDIKRPGRGQTSTYGFLKFENLDMAHRAKLAMSGKVLLRNPIKIGYGKATPTTRLWVGGLGPWVPLAALAREFDRFGTIRTIDYRKGDSWAYIQYESLDAAQAACTHMRGFPLGGPDRRLRVDFADTEHRYQQPYLQPLPLPPPAHYELVAEAAAFGAHRGAPPDPLRGARDRTPPLLYRDRDRDLYPETEWVPPLPPVRDRSNRAAAYDPLESLERRRDGWSLERDRGERELGSSSRDQPRKRRLAEDGGRHLDRSPDSERSSSSRKRHCLATTSPPDRSPELLGGRERYGNDPERSSRLLLLERPSPIRESRRGSLERGQNEKRDRKNSAERERKHRAAAAQECKSPAKKDERAAEGGGGGSRLKPPPQKQQQDGAAQAGAAPKLCLAWQGMLLLKNSNFPSNMHLLQGDLGVASSLLVEGATGGKVAQLKITQRLRLDQPKLDEVNRRIKVAGPKGYAVLLAVPGASDSRPAAGAAEAATTSTQRPLRNLVSYLKQKQAAGVISLPVGGNKDKENSGVLHAFPPCDFSQQFLDSTAKALAKSEDDYLVMIIVRGAS